GAGGTTGCAGTCAAAATTATAAATGATTTGGGTTATGAAATAGTTGGTTTTAATGTTAACGGCGATTACGGTGCGACAAAAAATAAAGAGGAAATAAAAAATATTTTGCTAAAAGCAGAGCCCGGTTCAATAATAATTTTTCATATGAACCGCCCGGAAAAAGAAACCGCCGAAGGTATAAAAGAAACAATACCGGAGTTGAAAAAAAGAGGAGTGCGTTTCGTAAAACTGTCTGATTATCCTCTTAAATAAACAGGGAGAAAAAATGAAAACTGCGCATGTGAAAGGGAAAAAAGTAAAGAAGGTTTTGCTTTATGCGTTAAGTACCTGCATCTGGTGCAAAAAAACCAGAGAACTTTTGGACGAACTAGGCGTCGATTATGATTACGTTTATGTTGATCTTGCCGAAGAAAGCGATGAAA
The DNA window shown above is from Elusimicrobiota bacterium and carries:
- a CDS encoding glutaredoxin family protein, encoding MKTAHVKGKKVKKVLLYALSTCIWCKKTRELLDELGVDYDYVYVDLAEESDEKKDKEISKWNPELSFPIVVIDDKECIIGYKPEKIREKIGL